In one Fimbriimonadaceae bacterium genomic region, the following are encoded:
- the rpsU gene encoding 30S ribosomal protein S21: protein MIYVHVQSNESIDSALKRFNMKLQQSGVLRELKEHSHYEKPSEKRRRLKRRRASRQ, encoded by the coding sequence TTGATCTACGTTCACGTGCAGTCCAACGAGTCCATCGATTCCGCCCTCAAGCGGTTCAACATGAAGCTTCAGCAAAGTGGAGTGTTGCGGGAGTTGAAGGAGCACTCGCACTACGAGAAGCCGAGCGAGAAGCGTCGCCGGCTCAAGCGCCGTCGCGCGTCCCGCCAGTAA
- the ybeY gene encoding rRNA maturation RNase YbeY yields the protein MTSALDAHGRTEGEVAVRLCGDSEIQALNRRYRGLDEPTDVLTFASAGGEGSPLGDVAIAVPFARRQAEARGVALDLEIAYLAMHGALHLLGFDDERETERAEMLSEMNRIARLAGLPEDPEWGSLLHGGAA from the coding sequence GTGACGTCTGCCCTCGACGCCCACGGCCGGACCGAGGGCGAAGTCGCCGTCCGCTTGTGCGGCGACTCGGAAATCCAAGCGCTCAACCGCCGCTACCGCGGGCTGGACGAACCGACCGACGTTCTCACCTTCGCTTCCGCGGGGGGCGAAGGCTCGCCTCTCGGCGATGTGGCGATCGCCGTCCCGTTCGCCCGGCGCCAAGCCGAAGCGCGGGGAGTTGCACTCGATCTCGAGATCGCGTATCTTGCGATGCATGGGGCGCTGCACTTGCTGGGCTTCGACGACGAGCGGGAGACCGAGCGCGCCGAGATGCTGTCCGAGATGAATCGGATCGCCCGCCTCGCCGGATTGCCCGAAGACCCCGAATGGGGATCGCTGCTTCACGGGGGTGCGGCATGA
- a CDS encoding ChaN family lipoprotein, with protein MMLPLGLALAFVMQAPSPNLLPIGPKGSVDVAPEKIVNTRTGAEVDVDAIAAAADGQRFVYVGENHDNPSHHRMQAAIIDALVRRGRDVVVGFEMFTRPVQDELNPWTLGWWSEEEFVQRSDWKNQWGFDFALYRPIFESIKKNRLPMVALNVPRDWVRAVGKEGPAGLTADQQRQVPAIDTTDKTHRSVFEAMMGGHPVSGTQGENMYAAMVLWDTGMADSALKYLDAMPPNRNRVMVVLAGSGHVMYGLGINGRVARRTGEHGVTVVMVASEAPETVSRGLGDFVYNGSVVKNAAKMPK; from the coding sequence ATGATGTTGCCCCTCGGTCTCGCCCTCGCGTTCGTGATGCAAGCGCCCTCGCCCAACCTGCTGCCGATCGGACCGAAAGGCTCCGTCGACGTCGCGCCCGAGAAGATCGTCAACACGCGGACCGGCGCCGAAGTCGATGTGGACGCCATCGCGGCTGCGGCCGACGGACAGCGGTTCGTCTACGTCGGGGAGAACCACGACAATCCCAGCCACCACCGCATGCAGGCCGCCATCATCGACGCGCTCGTCCGCCGGGGACGGGACGTCGTCGTCGGGTTCGAGATGTTCACCCGCCCCGTCCAGGACGAGCTGAATCCGTGGACCCTCGGCTGGTGGTCCGAAGAGGAGTTCGTCCAGCGATCCGACTGGAAGAACCAGTGGGGCTTCGACTTCGCCCTCTACCGCCCCATCTTCGAGTCCATCAAGAAGAACCGGCTGCCCATGGTCGCCCTCAACGTGCCGCGCGACTGGGTGCGCGCCGTCGGCAAGGAAGGGCCCGCGGGGCTGACCGCGGACCAGCAGCGCCAAGTGCCCGCCATCGATACCACCGACAAAACTCACCGCTCGGTGTTCGAGGCGATGATGGGCGGCCACCCCGTCTCGGGGACCCAGGGCGAGAACATGTACGCCGCCATGGTCCTTTGGGACACCGGCATGGCCGACTCCGCGCTGAAGTACCTCGACGCGATGCCGCCCAACCGCAACCGGGTGATGGTCGTCCTCGCCGGCTCGGGGCACGTGATGTACGGATTGGGCATCAACGGCCGGGTCGCACGACGGACGGGCGAGCACGGGGTGACCGTCGTGATGGTCGCCTCCGAGGCCCCGGAAACGGTCTCCAGAGGCCTCGGGGACTTCGTCTACAACGGTTCGGTTGTCAAGAACGCCGCGAAAATGCCAAAATAA
- a CDS encoding diacylglycerol kinase, whose amino-acid sequence MSVSRKTDFWAPVRVATSGLVYTFKTQRHMRFHLYVVLIVMLLGVFFNLGLREMLVLLFTISLVLVAEMFNSAIEATVDLVQPNYHPLAKFAKDIAAGAVLITTIIAVVVGSLMILGENRWEQIKVNLTSESLGVGVVPRMVLGAFVLFIVVVVGKGLGKQGQVFKGGLVSGHAAYGFFFAGAIVFLTDNPVVSGLALLLAAIIAQSRWEAKIHTVFELSLGAAAGVLVSMLLFGLLPK is encoded by the coding sequence ATGAGCGTCAGCCGCAAGACCGATTTCTGGGCGCCGGTGCGCGTGGCGACGAGCGGCCTGGTCTACACGTTCAAGACGCAGCGCCACATGCGCTTCCACCTCTACGTCGTGCTGATCGTGATGCTGCTCGGGGTGTTCTTCAACCTCGGCCTTCGCGAGATGCTCGTGCTCCTGTTCACGATCAGCCTCGTGCTCGTCGCCGAGATGTTCAACAGCGCGATCGAGGCGACCGTGGACCTCGTGCAGCCGAACTACCATCCGCTTGCCAAGTTCGCCAAGGACATTGCGGCGGGCGCCGTGCTCATCACGACGATCATCGCCGTCGTGGTGGGTTCGCTGATGATCCTCGGCGAAAACCGTTGGGAGCAGATCAAGGTCAACCTCACTTCCGAATCGCTCGGCGTGGGCGTCGTTCCGCGCATGGTGCTCGGCGCGTTCGTCCTGTTCATCGTCGTGGTGGTGGGCAAGGGTTTGGGCAAGCAGGGCCAGGTGTTCAAAGGCGGGCTCGTCAGCGGGCACGCCGCCTACGGGTTCTTCTTCGCCGGGGCCATCGTGTTCCTCACCGACAACCCGGTGGTCTCGGGGCTGGCGCTGCTCCTTGCCGCCATCATCGCCCAAAGCCGCTGGGAGGCGAAGATCCACACGGTGTTCGAGCTGTCCCTGGGAGCCGCGGCCGGGGTGCTCGTCTCGATGCTCCTGTTCGGGCTGCTGCCGAAATGA
- a CDS encoding hemolysin family protein: MLTIAVLAALVHESGNGLENAMASFGPLPAATAYLALTSVVAFTALNAMFILSETALEVLRPVHLKHVKEQSPSRAEHLQELMEERRKFVAATNIGSHLCRVGLVMIAFVLSPGLAARFGWNLSGSGPEAGSAYLALIGATLVLLVPIGLFNLILGELVPRSFALVHPHRIALALRRFMRGAAVVFALPAALVTMVANLVTNRFGAQASFAIANQAEEEIKTLVESAQESGAIQVDEKEMLHSVFEFTDTVAREVMTPRVDLDAVSIQSEPDEVVRVIRESGHSRIPIYEDTDDQILGIVHAKDLLMAREQSKNPDLRTLMRPALFVPENKNLHELLAEMRASRSQMAIVQDEFGGTAGIVTIEDIVEELVGDIVDEYDVEEEEIVELPNGFLVHGKAPIDDVNDALGSEFESDVFDTFGGYVFGLFGRQPRDGEEIEADGYRITIEETDGRRIRRLRIETLPEREAVHASDEAE; encoded by the coding sequence GTGCTGACGATCGCGGTGCTGGCGGCGCTGGTGCACGAGAGCGGCAACGGCCTCGAGAACGCCATGGCGAGCTTTGGGCCGCTTCCCGCCGCCACCGCGTATCTGGCGCTCACGTCCGTGGTGGCCTTCACGGCGCTCAACGCCATGTTCATCCTTTCTGAGACGGCGCTGGAGGTTCTGCGGCCGGTCCACCTCAAGCACGTCAAGGAGCAGAGCCCCTCGCGCGCCGAGCACCTCCAGGAGCTGATGGAGGAGCGCCGCAAGTTTGTGGCCGCCACGAACATCGGCAGCCACCTGTGCCGCGTGGGCCTGGTGATGATCGCGTTCGTGCTCTCACCGGGGCTCGCGGCCCGGTTCGGGTGGAACTTGTCGGGCAGCGGCCCGGAAGCCGGGAGCGCGTATCTGGCGCTGATCGGCGCGACGCTCGTTCTCCTGGTCCCGATCGGGCTCTTCAACCTCATCCTCGGCGAACTGGTGCCGCGCTCGTTCGCGCTCGTGCACCCGCACCGCATCGCGCTGGCGCTCCGGCGGTTCATGCGCGGGGCCGCCGTGGTCTTCGCGCTGCCCGCGGCGCTGGTCACGATGGTCGCCAACCTCGTGACAAACCGGTTCGGCGCCCAGGCGAGCTTCGCGATCGCCAACCAGGCCGAGGAGGAGATCAAGACCCTGGTGGAGTCCGCGCAGGAGAGCGGGGCGATCCAGGTGGACGAGAAAGAGATGCTCCACTCCGTGTTCGAGTTCACGGACACGGTCGCGCGAGAGGTCATGACCCCCCGCGTGGACCTCGATGCCGTGTCGATCCAGAGCGAACCCGACGAGGTCGTGCGCGTCATTCGCGAGTCCGGCCACTCGCGCATCCCGATCTACGAGGACACCGACGACCAGATCCTCGGCATCGTGCACGCCAAAGACCTCCTGATGGCGCGCGAGCAGTCGAAGAACCCCGACCTGCGCACCTTGATGCGCCCCGCCTTGTTCGTGCCGGAGAACAAGAACCTCCACGAGCTGCTCGCCGAGATGCGGGCGAGCCGAAGCCAGATGGCGATCGTCCAAGACGAGTTTGGCGGCACCGCGGGCATCGTCACGATCGAGGACATCGTCGAAGAGCTGGTGGGCGACATCGTGGACGAGTACGACGTGGAGGAGGAGGAGATCGTCGAACTCCCCAACGGCTTCCTCGTGCACGGCAAAGCCCCGATCGACGACGTGAACGACGCCCTGGGCTCCGAGTTCGAAAGCGACGTCTTCGACACGTTCGGTGGCTACGTGTTCGGCTTGTTCGGGCGCCAACCGCGGGATGGCGAGGAGATCGAGGCCGACGGGTACCGCATCACGATCGAAGAGACCGACGGCCGTCGGATCCGGCGCCTTCGGATCGAGACGCTTCCCGAGCGGGAGGCGGTCCACGCTTCCGACGAGGCCGAGTGA